A DNA window from Hordeum vulgare subsp. vulgare chromosome 1H, MorexV3_pseudomolecules_assembly, whole genome shotgun sequence contains the following coding sequences:
- the LOC123444966 gene encoding histone H4, giving the protein MSGRGKGGKGLGKGGAKRHRKVLRDNIQGITKPAIRRLARRGGVKRISGLIYEETRGVLKIFLENVIRDAVTYTEHARRKTVTAMDVVYALKRQGRTLYGFGG; this is encoded by the coding sequence ATGTCCGGGCGCGGCAAGGGAGGCAAGGGTCTCGGCAAGGGCGGCGCCAAGCGCCACAGGAAGGTGCTGCGCGACAACATCCAGGGCATCACCAAGCCGGCCATCCGTCGCCTGGCGAGGAGGGGCGGCGTGAAGCGTATCTCCGGCCTCATCTACGAGGAGACCCGCGGCGTCCTCAAGATCTTCCTCGAGAACGTCATCCGCGACGCCGTCACCTACACCGAGCACGCCCGCCGCAAGACCGTCACCGCCATGGACGTCGTCTACGCCCTCAAGCGCCAGGGCCGCACCCTCTACGGCTTCGGCGGCTAG